The sequence AAAACATTATTTGAATCTTACCTGAGCGGCGATTCCTTGGATACGGCCGCAAAGAAAGCAGGTATTAAAGCTTTCCATTCCGGTATCGGAAGAATGCTACGAAATACCCGATACCTCGGTGATGAGTTTTATCCGCCGATTATTGACAACGACACTTTCAATACTGCCGAAGCAGAACGAATTATGCGGGCGGAAAGACTCGGCCGTACCAAAAAGTTTATACAAGAAAAAGAGGTCGTTTATCCTACCACCTTCCGCATGAAAGAAGGAACAGAGGAACTCGACGACCCCTTCGGGCAGGCGGAATACGCCTACAGTTTAATTGAAATGGAGGTGAACAAGAATGGCAGTCAGTAAAAATGTCACAGTGATTCCGGCAAGAAAGCATACTCGCAAGAGCAAGGACGAGGAAAAACCGAAACTGCGCGTTGCTGCTTACTGCCGTGTTTCCACAGACAGCGAGGAGCAGGCTACCAGCTATGACACACAGATTGAGCATTACACT comes from Acetivibrio thermocellus ATCC 27405 and encodes:
- a CDS encoding recombinase, encoding MSHIPFGYRIENGKAVIDKEAAEQIKTLFESYLSGDSLDTAAKKAGIKAFHSGIGRMLRNTRYLGDEFYPPIIDNDTFNTAEAERIMRAERLGRTKKFIQEKEVVYPTTFRMKEGTEELDDPFGQAEYAYSLIEMEVNKNGSQ